One Acaryochloris thomasi RCC1774 DNA window includes the following coding sequences:
- a CDS encoding glycosyltransferase family protein, giving the protein MRLMVYSHDAFGLGNLRRMLAICEHLLQHWQNLSILLVSGSPMLQGFRLPEGLDYIKLPCLSRGVSGDLSAKYLKTTADETIVFRSHLILSAAKHFKPDLLLVDKKPYGIQQELAHTLAYMERKLPQSKCVLLLRDILDAPEKMRQEWLTQGYYQAIQVHYDQVLVVGMPEVFDLAQEYQFPLPAARKVRYCGYIRKPFCRPQRFEVRRFLRLSPAETLVLVTPGGGEDGLPLVEAYLQGLRTIDPAIKLRSLILCGPEMPVEQQAILQKMAEPLLGVTLEVFTDNLLGYLSAADVVVAMGGYNTLTEILALNKRAVVVPRTSPSQEQLIRMERFMQRGLVQGIHPEVLTPRSLLSAVLDPIDPARTPAQPLNFGGLPQISHYLSELVSPSPACPLTGLLTV; this is encoded by the coding sequence ATGAGATTAATGGTTTATTCCCATGATGCCTTTGGATTGGGAAATCTCCGCCGAATGCTTGCTATTTGTGAGCACCTGCTGCAGCATTGGCAAAATCTTTCAATTCTGTTGGTCTCTGGTTCTCCGATGCTGCAGGGGTTTCGGCTCCCTGAAGGGTTGGACTATATCAAGCTGCCCTGTCTTAGTCGCGGTGTATCTGGCGATCTATCGGCAAAATATCTTAAAACCACAGCTGATGAAACGATTGTCTTTCGATCTCATCTGATTCTGTCTGCAGCCAAGCACTTCAAGCCCGACCTGCTGCTGGTCGATAAAAAGCCCTACGGTATCCAGCAGGAATTGGCACATACCCTTGCCTATATGGAGCGAAAACTGCCGCAGTCTAAGTGCGTTTTGCTGCTGCGGGATATTCTCGACGCACCAGAGAAAATGAGGCAGGAGTGGCTGACCCAGGGATATTACCAAGCCATACAGGTCCACTACGATCAGGTGCTGGTGGTGGGAATGCCGGAGGTCTTTGATCTGGCTCAGGAATATCAGTTCCCGCTCCCGGCAGCGCGTAAAGTTCGCTACTGCGGCTATATTCGCAAGCCCTTCTGTCGCCCTCAACGCTTTGAAGTTCGTCGATTTCTGCGGCTGAGTCCTGCTGAAACGCTGGTGCTGGTCACCCCCGGTGGCGGTGAGGATGGCTTGCCCTTAGTCGAAGCTTATTTGCAGGGACTTCGAACCATTGACCCGGCTATCAAACTCCGCAGCCTGATTCTTTGCGGGCCTGAGATGCCTGTTGAGCAGCAGGCAATCCTCCAAAAAATGGCTGAGCCGCTGCTCGGCGTCACGTTGGAGGTTTTCACTGATAACCTATTAGGCTACCTCAGTGCGGCTGATGTCGTGGTGGCGATGGGGGGATACAACACATTGACTGAAATCTTGGCCCTGAATAAACGGGCGGTTGTGGTGCCTCGAACCTCACCATCGCAAGAGCAGCTAATTCGCATGGAGCGGTTTATGCAGCGAGGACTGGTGCAGGGGATTCATCCCGAAGTGCTGACCCCGCGATCGCTTCTTTCTGCCGTGCTTGACCCCATTGATCCTGCTAGAACACCCGCTCAGCCGCTTAATTTTGGCGGTTTACCTCAGATTTCTCACTATCTTTCAGAGCTGGTTTCGCCGTCACCTGCCTGTCCTTTGACTGGTTTGCTTACGGTCTGA
- a CDS encoding glycosyltransferase family protein, which yields MKKLMFYCQHILGMGHLIRSMEIVRGLTDQFQVCFINGGEVIQGFPVPAAVQVVNLPGIKTDREFRELQPVDPHRNLGEVECDRKSQLLQTLEQFQPDVLVVELFPFGRRRFSFELIPLMEAAKERGVRIVSSLRDIVVTKQDQAKHEAKICRLMNQYFDQLLIHGDPNLHPLEDSFSRVKDLDCEVHYTGYVVQKPQSRLTLLDQMALNRTEPMIVVSVGGGRFGHSLLWGMVRAAEWLSERIPHHIQVFAGPFVPDDVFWDLKQAGQDFSNLTIHRYTPNLLAYMQQADLSVNMAGYNTTMNILTTGVRALMLPFTGNDDQEQTMRVRRLEQLGRVQMLKETDVTPERLAQRVQDALLQQPQVIGFDLDGVEKTAMLVRSLFEQSDRASLVAA from the coding sequence ATGAAAAAGCTTATGTTTTACTGCCAGCACATTCTGGGGATGGGGCATTTGATCCGCAGTATGGAAATTGTTCGGGGACTGACCGATCAGTTTCAGGTGTGCTTTATCAATGGCGGTGAGGTCATTCAGGGCTTTCCGGTTCCGGCTGCGGTTCAGGTGGTCAACTTGCCGGGTATCAAGACCGATCGTGAATTTCGAGAGCTGCAGCCAGTGGATCCGCATAGGAATTTAGGGGAGGTGGAATGCGATCGCAAGTCCCAACTCCTGCAAACCCTAGAGCAATTTCAACCGGATGTACTGGTGGTGGAACTGTTTCCCTTTGGCCGTCGCCGGTTTTCCTTTGAGCTGATTCCGCTGATGGAGGCGGCTAAGGAACGGGGTGTCAGAATTGTCAGCAGCCTGCGAGATATTGTGGTCACCAAGCAGGATCAAGCCAAGCATGAGGCCAAGATCTGTCGCCTCATGAATCAATATTTTGATCAACTTTTGATTCACGGCGATCCGAATCTGCATCCGTTAGAGGACAGCTTTTCAAGAGTGAAAGATCTGGACTGTGAGGTTCACTACACCGGCTACGTTGTCCAGAAGCCGCAGAGTCGCCTGACGCTGCTCGATCAGATGGCCCTAAATCGGACGGAGCCGATGATTGTGGTGAGTGTCGGCGGCGGTCGCTTCGGTCACTCTCTATTGTGGGGGATGGTCAGGGCTGCTGAATGGCTATCAGAACGTATTCCCCATCATATTCAAGTGTTTGCGGGGCCTTTTGTTCCTGATGATGTGTTTTGGGATTTGAAACAGGCGGGGCAGGACTTTTCTAATCTAACGATCCATCGCTATACCCCGAATCTGCTGGCCTACATGCAGCAGGCGGACCTCTCGGTCAACATGGCGGGCTACAACACGACGATGAATATTCTGACAACGGGCGTGCGGGCACTGATGCTGCCGTTCACCGGCAATGATGACCAAGAGCAAACAATGCGGGTGCGGCGATTAGAGCAGTTGGGTCGCGTGCAGATGCTTAAAGAAACTGACGTGACGCCGGAGCGTTTAGCCCAGCGGGTGCAGGATGCGCTACTTCAGCAGCCCCAAGTCATTGGCTTTGATCTTGATGGGGTTGAGAAGACAGCGATGTTGGTGCGATCGCTTTTTGAGCAGAGCGATCGGGCGTCCTTGGTTGCGGCTTAG
- a CDS encoding glycosyltransferase family protein, with protein MKKILFYCQYLAGMGHLVRSTEIIRSLVKDFQVCLVIGGEPITGFTVPSGAEVVYLPALREDAGELIAFGQSLESIKARRIERLLLVCDQFQPDCVITECFPFSKYKMSFELVPLLEWAKAAQVKVVCSLRDLVMTQKMSEKGMVRKKARIHDQICRYYDLVLYHCDRNLQPLDACFPTAADLDCEVFYTGYVAQAPSLMLQEKIQGPSIVASVGGGRDGYPLLKAVIGASPLLTDAIPHHIYAFAGPFMPVSQFEALQALAATKSNLTLRRFTPNLISSLLQADLSISLGGYNTTMNVLRTHVRSLIVPSPSVDQADEQRSRAALLAQRNIVDLLTARQLSPYALAYAILRRLAQPKPTHAINLEGARNASERLRSLLYKAPSKRQITTAA; from the coding sequence ATGAAAAAGATTTTGTTTTATTGCCAGTATCTAGCGGGTATGGGACACCTTGTCCGCAGTACTGAAATTATTCGCAGTTTAGTCAAAGACTTTCAGGTTTGCCTTGTGATTGGAGGAGAGCCGATTACTGGCTTCACTGTTCCTTCAGGGGCTGAGGTCGTCTATTTGCCTGCATTGCGAGAGGATGCCGGTGAACTAATCGCTTTTGGGCAGTCTCTTGAGTCGATCAAAGCTAGGCGTATTGAACGGCTCTTATTGGTGTGTGACCAGTTTCAGCCGGACTGTGTGATTACGGAATGCTTTCCCTTCAGTAAGTACAAGATGTCTTTTGAGCTAGTGCCGCTGCTGGAGTGGGCCAAAGCTGCTCAGGTGAAGGTGGTCTGTAGCCTCAGAGATCTGGTGATGACTCAGAAGATGAGCGAGAAAGGAATGGTCAGAAAAAAGGCCAGAATCCATGACCAGATTTGTCGGTACTATGATTTGGTTTTGTATCATTGCGATCGCAACCTCCAGCCTCTAGACGCTTGTTTCCCTACCGCTGCCGATCTTGACTGCGAAGTGTTCTACACCGGCTATGTCGCGCAAGCGCCCTCATTGATGCTGCAAGAGAAGATACAGGGACCCAGCATCGTCGCCAGCGTCGGGGGTGGGAGAGATGGCTACCCCTTGCTCAAAGCCGTCATCGGAGCTAGCCCTCTGCTAACGGACGCGATTCCCCATCACATTTATGCGTTTGCCGGCCCCTTCATGCCGGTGTCGCAGTTTGAAGCGCTTCAGGCTCTGGCTGCGACGAAATCTAACCTAACGCTGCGTCGCTTTACGCCCAATCTGATCAGCTCTTTATTGCAGGCAGATCTCTCCATTAGCTTGGGGGGGTACAACACGACGATGAATGTGCTCAGAACGCATGTCCGATCGCTGATCGTGCCGTCGCCTTCAGTCGATCAAGCCGATGAGCAACGGTCACGTGCGGCCTTACTCGCGCAGAGAAACATCGTGGATCTTTTGACTGCAAGGCAGTTGTCTCCCTATGCGCTGGCCTATGCCATTCTCCGGCGTTTAGCGCAGCCCAAACCTACTCATGCCATCAATCTTGAGGGGGCCCGAAATGCATCTGAGCGGTTGCGATCGCTTCTCTATAAAGCTCCTTCTAAGCGACAGATTACTACTGCAGCGTAA
- a CDS encoding glycosyltransferase → MKPKVCMTALEFPPDIGGVGESVQRIAHMLMDLGYDVHVAVFRAVFRDQRAMAAAGEFQRQSCHTTMQEGVTVHRLKPAVRSIQAKEQDYFCDLYGQLQSLHRQYQFDVLHAFFINEMGFLTTLLGQEEVIPIINSVRGADLHKHLFSPQQFGQIVWTLENSTWTTFVSQGLMHRARTLVPGITDKSSAFWNAIAPLDFSNLPQPPLVHRLQGTVIGSVGSFRDKKGLEYLLDACQSLQGQPLTLLLVGDFVEKEREYWMQEIESCLACQVLVTGKVSHDEALAYLPHIDIFAIPSLHDGCPNAMLEAMLAARPVVGTSVDAIGEILEDGVNGRVVNPADAEGLASALQQLIDQPLLREQLGRAAQETVLQRLTPAIEQQNWQQVYQQALNIPADIERILSVV, encoded by the coding sequence ATGAAACCTAAAGTTTGTATGACCGCTCTAGAATTTCCGCCTGATATTGGGGGAGTGGGTGAGTCTGTTCAGCGAATTGCCCATATGCTGATGGACCTTGGCTATGACGTGCATGTTGCTGTCTTCCGGGCTGTGTTTCGCGATCAGCGGGCAATGGCGGCAGCGGGCGAATTCCAGCGCCAGAGCTGCCACACCACGATGCAGGAAGGGGTGACGGTTCACCGTCTCAAGCCTGCGGTTCGGTCAATTCAAGCGAAGGAACAGGATTATTTTTGTGATCTGTACGGACAGCTCCAGAGTTTACATCGGCAATATCAGTTTGATGTACTCCATGCGTTCTTTATCAATGAAATGGGGTTTCTCACCACTCTTTTGGGACAAGAAGAAGTTATTCCCATCATTAATAGCGTGCGCGGGGCTGATCTGCACAAGCATCTGTTTAGCCCGCAGCAGTTTGGTCAGATTGTCTGGACTTTAGAAAACTCGACCTGGACAACGTTTGTAAGCCAAGGGTTGATGCATCGCGCCCGTACTTTGGTGCCCGGGATTACAGATAAGTCTTCTGCGTTTTGGAATGCGATCGCACCTCTCGATTTCAGCAACTTACCCCAGCCTCCACTGGTCCATCGCCTCCAGGGAACCGTCATTGGCTCAGTCGGCAGCTTCCGTGACAAGAAGGGGCTGGAGTATTTACTCGATGCCTGTCAATCTCTGCAAGGTCAACCCCTGACGCTGTTATTGGTTGGTGATTTTGTCGAAAAAGAGCGCGAATACTGGATGCAAGAGATCGAAAGCTGCCTGGCCTGTCAGGTTCTGGTTACGGGCAAAGTGAGTCACGACGAAGCTTTGGCCTATCTCCCCCATATTGATATCTTTGCGATTCCGTCACTCCATGATGGCTGCCCCAACGCCATGTTAGAGGCTATGCTGGCCGCCCGACCCGTGGTGGGGACAAGCGTCGATGCCATTGGAGAAATTCTGGAAGATGGCGTTAATGGACGGGTCGTTAATCCTGCTGATGCTGAGGGACTCGCCAGCGCTCTGCAGCAACTGATCGATCAGCCTCTTCTACGTGAGCAACTGGGACGGGCCGCTCAAGAGACTGTGCTGCAGCGGTTGACGCCAGCCATTGAGCAACAGAACTGGCAGCAGGTTTATCAGCAAGCCTTAAACATCCCTGCCGATATCGAAAGGATTTTGTCCGTGGTTTAG
- a CDS encoding ABC transporter ATP-binding protein, with product MPWTFTPTQIFPGMRTVFLQFWPQIRKEKALILVSILGLVVEVFARLLGPWPLKLIFDYVLLPDAHTAELDLPFLRDASPTLLVLLLSLSIVATAALSSVSAYISIVSMSIAASRIITEIRSQLYAHLQRLSLAFHYQAKSGDLLTRITSDIDRLRDVTVNHALPLIINLLTLVSMVAVMFWMDWELALIALAVFPIFLLSTLKITKRIRQVAKRQRRRESAMAATAAESMGAIKVVQALSLENLLEQVFAHDNRKSLEESARTQQFSAGLKRTAEILVAIATALVLWRGVYLVQRGSATPGDLLVFITYLKTAFKPTRELAKQMAKITRGIVSAERVIDLLKVEPAVQDAKDAIIAPPFRGAISFRNVSFAYQIDQPILKDLNFKVQPGQRIALVGPSGGGKSTLVSLLLRLYDPQLGQILIDGQDLRDYQLESLRNQISIVLQDSILFGTSIRDNIAYGALGATDAEVRKAAQLANAHDFIMDLPNGYDTMMSERGVTLSGGQRQRVAIARAAIRKAPIVILDEPTVGLDNKSEQAVSEALNRLAQNSTTILITHDLSASRNFDQILYIESGQALEQGTHSELMQKGQHYAALYQLQSAVDTDHFSQSIEL from the coding sequence ATGCCTTGGACATTTACCCCAACTCAAATTTTCCCTGGAATGCGGACTGTCTTTCTGCAATTCTGGCCTCAGATCCGCAAAGAGAAAGCGCTGATTTTGGTCTCGATTTTAGGACTTGTGGTTGAAGTCTTTGCGCGTTTGCTCGGTCCCTGGCCCTTGAAGCTAATCTTTGACTACGTGCTGCTGCCCGATGCCCATACCGCTGAACTCGATCTCCCTTTTCTACGGGATGCCAGTCCGACGCTGCTGGTGCTGCTTCTCTCCCTCTCGATTGTTGCGACAGCGGCGTTAAGTTCGGTTTCGGCCTACATCAGCATTGTGAGTATGTCGATTGCGGCCAGTCGCATCATTACTGAAATTCGCAGCCAGCTCTATGCCCATCTGCAGCGCCTGTCTTTAGCGTTTCATTACCAGGCGAAGAGTGGTGACTTACTGACTCGGATTACCAGCGATATTGATCGGCTGCGGGATGTGACGGTCAACCATGCTTTGCCTCTAATCATCAATCTGCTCACGTTGGTGAGCATGGTGGCGGTGATGTTTTGGATGGATTGGGAGCTGGCGCTGATTGCCCTTGCTGTTTTTCCGATCTTTTTGCTCTCAACCCTGAAAATTACGAAGCGTATTCGTCAGGTTGCTAAGCGTCAGCGACGTCGGGAAAGCGCAATGGCAGCAACAGCGGCGGAGTCAATGGGCGCGATTAAAGTGGTCCAGGCGTTATCGCTGGAAAATCTCCTAGAGCAGGTGTTTGCTCACGATAACCGCAAGAGCCTAGAAGAGAGTGCGCGAACCCAGCAGTTCTCGGCAGGGCTGAAGCGGACGGCAGAGATTTTAGTTGCGATCGCAACCGCTCTAGTCCTCTGGCGCGGCGTCTATCTCGTCCAGCGCGGATCTGCCACGCCCGGAGATTTGTTAGTGTTCATCACCTACCTCAAAACCGCCTTTAAGCCCACCCGCGAACTCGCCAAGCAAATGGCCAAAATTACGCGGGGGATTGTCTCAGCCGAACGGGTGATTGACCTACTCAAGGTTGAACCTGCGGTGCAGGATGCGAAGGATGCAATCATAGCCCCTCCTTTCCGAGGTGCTATCAGCTTCCGCAACGTCAGCTTTGCTTACCAGATCGATCAGCCTATCCTGAAAGATCTCAACTTTAAGGTACAGCCCGGTCAACGAATCGCTTTAGTCGGACCATCCGGCGGCGGCAAGTCAACCCTAGTCAGTCTGCTGCTACGTCTCTACGATCCACAGCTCGGCCAAATCTTGATTGACGGCCAAGATTTGCGAGACTACCAGCTTGAATCCCTGCGGAACCAAATCAGCATTGTGCTGCAGGACAGCATCTTGTTCGGCACTTCCATTCGCGACAACATTGCCTACGGTGCGCTGGGGGCCACGGATGCTGAAGTGCGGAAAGCGGCGCAGCTTGCCAATGCCCATGACTTCATCATGGATTTGCCAAACGGCTACGACACGATGATGAGTGAGCGGGGGGTGACCCTTTCGGGAGGGCAACGGCAGAGAGTTGCGATCGCAAGAGCCGCTATCCGTAAAGCCCCGATCGTCATTCTTGATGAACCCACCGTGGGCCTCGACAACAAAAGTGAGCAAGCGGTCAGCGAAGCTCTCAACCGTCTTGCCCAAAATAGTACAACCATCCTTATTACCCACGATCTCAGTGCCTCACGAAACTTCGATCAGATTCTCTATATCGAGTCTGGACAAGCCCTAGAACAAGGTACCCATTCAGAACTGATGCAGAAGGGTCAGCACTATGCGGCTCTCTATCAGCTCCAATCTGCGGTGGATACTGATCACTTTTCCCAAAGCATCGAGCTTTAA
- a CDS encoding glycosyltransferase family 2 protein, producing MTNPKITIIVAPRERFQFARESLESLYENTTLPFELIYIDNNSPEGLRSHLKAQVPRHDFQLIRSEHYLSPNQARNLGLQHVKTPYVVFVDNDVVFAPDWLSNLVDCAEETGATVVGSLVCQYRPVHETIHCAGGTYMAPEMYTAFARGELNPSGTLGMMGGWQLQEKTPFQNQPLAEVCDRIPRQPTGFVEFHTMLVRTAIFDRIGPLDEGFCCTKEYLDFCMMVTRAGGQIYLEPTSVVTFLTHPPAPALEPSDVPYFMLRWSDQWELSNLLHFQKKWNLKESSYFQKRYQKLGQRRRKALVKPIAKRFAFLGKPAKKWIENQLFQLEKQLNQILTNLHSNAVAMAEPHALGRALGIDADFSTLPSSSRKTRRNVSSIGSSWR from the coding sequence ATGACTAACCCCAAGATCACCATTATTGTTGCCCCCAGAGAGCGCTTTCAATTTGCCCGCGAGTCTCTCGAAAGCCTCTATGAAAACACGACGCTTCCCTTTGAGCTGATTTATATCGATAACAACTCACCCGAGGGGTTGCGATCTCACCTCAAAGCTCAGGTCCCAAGGCACGACTTTCAACTCATTCGTTCTGAGCATTATTTATCTCCTAATCAGGCTCGTAATCTAGGTTTACAGCACGTCAAAACGCCCTATGTGGTCTTTGTCGATAATGATGTTGTGTTTGCCCCAGACTGGCTCAGCAACCTAGTAGACTGTGCCGAAGAAACCGGCGCAACGGTTGTCGGTTCACTCGTGTGTCAGTATCGCCCCGTTCATGAAACGATTCACTGTGCTGGGGGGACCTATATGGCTCCTGAGATGTATACAGCCTTCGCTCGCGGAGAGCTAAATCCCTCCGGCACCTTGGGCATGATGGGTGGCTGGCAGCTTCAAGAGAAAACGCCGTTTCAAAATCAACCGCTGGCTGAGGTTTGCGATCGCATCCCACGCCAACCCACTGGCTTTGTCGAATTCCACACCATGCTTGTGCGCACGGCTATCTTTGACCGCATTGGTCCCCTCGACGAAGGCTTTTGCTGCACTAAGGAATACCTTGATTTCTGCATGATGGTTACTCGTGCGGGTGGTCAGATTTACCTTGAACCAACCTCTGTTGTCACCTTTTTGACTCATCCCCCAGCTCCGGCCCTGGAGCCGTCTGACGTACCCTACTTCATGCTGCGCTGGAGTGATCAATGGGAGCTAAGCAATCTCCTTCATTTTCAAAAGAAATGGAACTTAAAGGAGAGCAGCTACTTTCAGAAGCGCTATCAAAAGTTAGGTCAACGCCGCCGCAAAGCTCTGGTCAAACCCATCGCTAAGCGGTTTGCCTTCCTGGGGAAGCCTGCCAAAAAGTGGATTGAAAATCAGCTCTTCCAGCTAGAAAAGCAGCTCAATCAGATACTCACGAACCTTCATTCGAATGCCGTTGCGATGGCTGAGCCTCACGCATTGGGCCGAGCTTTGGGGATCGACGCAGATTTTTCAACCCTTCCCAGTTCTTCTCGCAAAACTCGGCGGAACGTCTCTTCCATCGGCTCATCCTGGCGCTGA
- a CDS encoding aldo/keto reductase encodes MLYRQLGTTDLMLSAIGMGTWNIGNQWGQIDESTALATVRSAYDSGVNIFDTAESYGIPAGLSEERLGKALIGIRDQVHMVTKIGRWGRRTGQTVPMTTVDMIRLCTHASLHRLKTDYIDVMLCHEGKIEDPSIYLEGFEQLKDAGTIRAYGISTDRLDVLQRFNTHNTCSVVEVDYSLLSRNPEQEFLPYCQAHGIGVLVRGPLHKGLLSGKYSSETQFTDTVRSEWYESDRSREKLNRKLAKVEQLKTALQPGSEMVSKALRFVISHPMQPVAIPGAKSPEQAQANAAVGDALLTPKECEDLIQLTKLPKTAGKTAVAAR; translated from the coding sequence ATGCTTTATCGACAATTAGGTACCACTGACCTGATGCTCTCTGCCATCGGTATGGGCACCTGGAATATTGGCAATCAGTGGGGACAAATTGATGAATCCACTGCCTTAGCAACCGTTCGTAGTGCCTACGACAGTGGCGTCAATATCTTTGACACTGCAGAATCCTACGGCATTCCAGCGGGACTGTCTGAAGAACGCCTTGGCAAAGCGCTCATTGGGATTCGTGATCAGGTCCACATGGTTACTAAAATTGGGCGCTGGGGCCGCCGTACCGGGCAAACGGTTCCCATGACCACGGTGGATATGATTCGACTCTGTACCCATGCCTCACTCCACCGACTCAAGACGGATTACATTGACGTGATGCTCTGTCACGAAGGCAAAATTGAAGACCCCAGCATCTATTTAGAAGGCTTCGAGCAGCTTAAAGATGCCGGTACGATTCGCGCCTATGGTATCTCAACAGATCGGCTAGATGTACTCCAGAGATTCAATACTCACAACACCTGTAGCGTGGTTGAGGTGGACTACTCACTGCTGAGCCGCAACCCTGAACAAGAATTTCTGCCCTATTGCCAAGCCCACGGAATTGGAGTGCTGGTGCGAGGGCCGCTGCACAAAGGGCTGCTCTCAGGCAAGTATTCAAGCGAGACCCAGTTTACCGATACGGTGCGGTCAGAGTGGTATGAGAGCGATCGCAGCCGCGAGAAACTGAACCGCAAACTAGCCAAAGTCGAACAGCTTAAAACTGCTCTGCAGCCTGGATCAGAGATGGTTTCTAAGGCCCTACGCTTTGTGATTTCTCACCCCATGCAGCCCGTTGCGATTCCGGGTGCTAAGTCTCCTGAACAGGCTCAGGCGAATGCAGCCGTGGGAGATGCGCTCCTGACGCCCAAAGAGTGCGAAGATCTGATTCAGCTCACTAAATTGCCGAAAACAGCGGGAAAGACTGCCGTTGCAGCCCGATGA
- a CDS encoding glycosyltransferase family 2 protein produces the protein MTQPKVTLVVSPRERFSYTRASLESIYANTDYPFDLVFVDVCSPESVQTYLKATSQSFKILRTDHYLSPNQARNVGLRYVLDHTDSQYVVFIENDVVVKRGWLTRLVNCAAETNASVVGPLTCIGNPAHQVIHNAGGQCYIKTDFKNGQARRRIKQSAYLTGRAVADVRDQLHRTPCDYVEFHCMLVRTDTFAMTGLLDEGMLATREHIDFCFMVAQTGGEIYNEREAVVTTDTLGLASNKAGLMARFGQLKLPDFQWSDLPYFMLRWSDRWDRASLDHLRQKWNLAEDKYFTKRYAGLGSRRHELLIQPIVQYLTFGKGSPWLEKLLISLERPFNNYWFNRYAQRFEQS, from the coding sequence ATGACTCAACCCAAAGTTACCCTCGTCGTTAGCCCGCGAGAGCGGTTTAGCTATACCCGTGCCTCTCTGGAGAGCATCTATGCAAACACCGACTATCCTTTCGACTTAGTCTTCGTGGATGTTTGTTCACCGGAATCGGTGCAGACTTACCTCAAAGCAACGTCGCAGTCTTTCAAAATCTTGAGGACGGACCACTATCTTTCTCCTAACCAGGCTCGCAATGTGGGTCTTCGCTACGTTCTCGACCACACCGACAGCCAATATGTTGTCTTCATTGAAAATGATGTTGTTGTAAAGCGGGGCTGGCTCACAAGACTGGTCAACTGCGCAGCAGAGACAAATGCCAGTGTCGTTGGCCCCCTCACCTGTATTGGGAATCCGGCTCACCAGGTGATTCACAACGCTGGCGGTCAGTGCTATATCAAGACCGACTTTAAAAACGGTCAGGCTCGACGCCGGATTAAGCAATCTGCTTATTTGACCGGGCGGGCCGTGGCTGATGTCCGAGATCAGCTCCACCGTACCCCGTGTGACTATGTGGAATTCCACTGCATGTTGGTGCGCACCGACACCTTCGCCATGACCGGTCTGCTAGATGAAGGGATGTTGGCAACCCGAGAACATATTGATTTCTGTTTCATGGTGGCCCAGACCGGAGGGGAGATCTATAACGAGCGGGAAGCCGTCGTTACGACGGATACGTTGGGGCTGGCTTCCAATAAAGCGGGGTTGATGGCCCGGTTTGGTCAGCTTAAGCTACCCGATTTTCAATGGTCAGACCTGCCCTACTTCATGCTGCGCTGGAGCGATCGTTGGGACCGCGCGAGCCTCGACCATCTGCGACAGAAGTGGAACTTGGCTGAAGATAAGTACTTTACGAAACGCTATGCCGGACTGGGTAGTCGTCGCCATGAATTACTCATTCAGCCTATTGTTCAGTACCTCACCTTTGGTAAGGGCAGTCCCTGGCTAGAAAAACTTTTGATCAGTCTAGAAAGGCCGTTCAACAACTACTGGTTTAACCGCTATGCCCAGCGTTTCGAACAGTCGTAG